Proteins co-encoded in one Klebsiella michiganensis genomic window:
- a CDS encoding tyrosyl-tRNA synthetase, with protein sequence MSDINLIKQLQERGLVAQVTDEDALAERLAQGPIALYCGFDPTADSLHLGHLVPLLCLKRFQEAGHKPVALVGGATGLIGDPSFKAVERKLNTEDTVQEWVEKIRRQVAPFLDFDCGDNSAVAANNYDWFGSMNVLTFLRDIGKHFSVNQMINKEAVKQRLNRDDVGISFTEFSYNLLQGYDFACLNKLHGVVLQIGGSDQWGNITSGIDLTRRLHQQQAFGLTVPLITKSDGTKFGKTEGGAVWLDPKKTSPYKFYQFWINTADADVYRFLKFFTFMDIAEINALEEEDKNSGATPRAQYVLAEQVTRLVHGEEGLTAAKRITASLFNGNLSELSEADFEQLAQDGVPMVEMDRGADLQQALVDSELQPSRGQARKTISQNAITINGEKQSDPEYTFTEGDILFNRYTLLRRGKKNYCLVCWK encoded by the coding sequence ATGTCGGACATCAATTTGATCAAACAATTGCAAGAGCGGGGCCTGGTGGCCCAGGTGACGGATGAGGATGCGTTAGCAGAGCGACTGGCGCAAGGGCCAATTGCACTCTATTGCGGCTTCGATCCGACCGCCGACAGCTTGCATTTGGGCCATCTGGTTCCACTGCTGTGCCTGAAACGCTTTCAGGAAGCAGGCCATAAGCCGGTTGCCCTCGTGGGCGGCGCTACCGGACTTATCGGCGACCCAAGCTTTAAAGCCGTTGAGCGTAAGCTGAACACTGAAGATACCGTGCAGGAGTGGGTGGAGAAAATCCGCCGCCAGGTTGCACCTTTCCTCGACTTTGACTGCGGTGATAACTCTGCCGTCGCCGCGAACAACTACGACTGGTTCGGCAGCATGAACGTGCTGACTTTCCTGCGTGATATCGGTAAGCACTTCTCCGTTAATCAGATGATTAACAAAGAAGCCGTGAAACAGCGTCTGAACCGCGATGATGTAGGGATCTCCTTCACCGAGTTCTCTTACAACCTGCTGCAGGGTTACGACTTCGCCTGCCTGAACAAACTGCACGGCGTAGTGCTGCAGATTGGCGGTTCTGACCAGTGGGGCAACATCACCTCCGGTATCGACCTGACCCGTCGTTTGCACCAGCAGCAGGCTTTCGGCCTGACTGTACCGCTGATCACCAAATCTGACGGCACCAAATTCGGTAAAACCGAAGGTGGCGCGGTCTGGCTCGATCCGAAGAAAACCAGTCCGTACAAGTTCTACCAGTTCTGGATCAACACCGCAGATGCCGATGTGTATCGCTTCCTGAAGTTCTTCACCTTTATGGACATTGCAGAGATCAATGCCCTGGAAGAAGAAGATAAAAACAGCGGCGCGACGCCTCGCGCCCAGTACGTGCTGGCGGAGCAGGTGACTCGCCTGGTGCACGGTGAAGAAGGTCTGACCGCGGCTAAGCGCATTACCGCCAGCCTGTTTAACGGCAACCTGAGCGAACTGAGCGAAGCGGACTTTGAGCAGTTGGCTCAGGACGGCGTGCCGATGGTTGAAATGGATCGTGGTGCCGACCTGCAACAGGCGCTGGTGGATTCCGAGCTGCAGCCGTCCCGTGGCCAGGCGCGTAAAACCATCTCTCAAAACGCGATCACCATCAACGGTGAAAAACAGTCTGACCCGGAATACACCTTCACCGAAGGCGATATTCTGTTTAACCGTTACACCCTGCTGCGTCGCGGTAAAAAGAACTACTGCCTCGTCTGCTGGAAATAA